The Brachypodium distachyon strain Bd21 chromosome 4, Brachypodium_distachyon_v3.0, whole genome shotgun sequence nucleotide sequence AGGGAGAGCGAGTGATCTGCTAGTATGGGAAGGGAAAGCAGTATtttcctcctttttcttttattttcgcTGTTTTTGAGACCGAGCTTTTGTCGATTGGAGGGGTCAAACCGTCAACGCGCTTTCTCTTTTCCAAAGACCCTCTTGAACGGGCCCGttaacttcttcttttctttagaACACACTCACACATTTTCTTCGTGAGCACCTTCGAAAGACGTTGACAGATCGATGAAGTCACATCAGACATATCACTGTTAACGGGTCTTTCACCTACCAATAAAAAATACAGCGCGACGCCGCGCGTTAGAGACCTAGCGCGACGGCCTGCGCGCAGGGGACGAGGGCGCTGCAGTGCCGGGGTAGCGCGGGGTGAGGGCAGAAtgcctgcaggctgcagcactCGGGCGACAGCAGGCGCACGGCGACCGTGCAGCAGTAGGTGCACGGCCACGGGATCAACGCGCGAAagcggcgagcagcagcaggtgcatGGCGACAGGGAAGGCACGCAACGGCCGGCTGCGTAGAAAAGCTAAAAAAATCAACGTGCATATGTGTTTGACCATACTTGTACGAATAAACCAAAGCATTTTCTCCAAAAACTATGGCTACAAATCGCAACCCGTTATTGAGTACAAATGGCACTTCTAATGAACACATAATAATCGTGTCGCGGTCAAATATACCACCTACCATTGCATACTGCATCTTCGACACTCAAATCGAGCAATTGTCTATTTATAACGAATCTGACACACACCTCATCTCCCATGTCATCAATGGCCACACACGTCTTAATTCAAATTGTCATCCCTAGTGAGCACAAATTGTCACCCCGCTTAATACAATTTGCCATCTCTGATGAgcacaaattgccacccccACTTAATACAAATTGGCGTCTCTCATGAATACAAAATTGCCACCTCCGCTTAACTCAATTGCCATCACTAATGAGCACAAATTGCCAACCCTGCCTAATAAAAAATACCATCTCTCATGAGCACAAATTGGCATGactaatgaacacaaattgcctCATCCATTTAATTCAAATTACCATCCCTAATGATCACAATTTTGCGACACCTGCTTAATTCAAATTAATTGCCATTCATAATGAGCACAAATTGTCATCCCTAATGATCACAAATTGCGACACCTGCTTAATTCAAATTGCCACAAATTGGCATCTCTAAATGAGCATAAATTGTCACCCCGCTTAATTTAAATTGCCATCCCTAATGAGCATAAATTGTCACGCCTGCTTTATTCAAATTGCCACAAATTGGCATCTCTAAATGAGCAAAAATTGTCACCCCACTTAATTTAAATTGCCATCCCAAATGAGCAAAAATTATCGCACCCACTTAATTCAAATTGCCATCTCTAAATGAGCATAAATTGTCACCCCCGCTTGATTTTATTGCCATccctaatgaacacaaattgccacacCCGCTTAATTCAAATTGCCACTCGTGCGAAACAAAAATAACCATATTCAATTTACATCAAATTGACACTTGTAAAATAACATAAATTGACCCATGGATGCCGACCCGTGCGCCATCTCGGCCACCTCCTCGGTCGACAGCACCACGAAGCTTCCCGCGAGGCATACACAACGAAGCGCGACGGGCACGCGTCCATCGACCCGACGCAGACGCGCAGTCCTTTGCCGACCTTCATGTCGTCGCGCACGGCCACCACGGCATCCTTCTCCTCGAGAGGACCCACGAGGATGAGCGGTAGCAGCGCGGGATCACGCGTGTCCACCGCGGCCTGCTCCAGCTCGGTAAAGGAGTTGACGGCGGACGGAGCGTGGCGGCATGGCACGACGAGGGCTTAGTGGCGGGGTAGCCCCGGCGGGGCGCTCGGTGGCGGGGGCAGCGCCTTGCGACGCTCGCGGCGACGGGTAGCAGGCACGGCGGCAGCTGGGACAGCACGCAGCCGCGGAGATGGTGCTCGACGGCGGCAGGCGCCCGCGGCCTGGCGGGGATGGCGCTCGGCAAAGAGGGGCAGCGCATGGGGGGCGGCCGGGGCTGCGCCCGGCGGCGACCAGGGGCGGCTAGGACGGCGCTCAAGGGCGGCTGGCTCATCGCGCGGCCGCCGGGATCCGCAGGGATGGAGCCtgacggcggccggagcagcgtgcggcgggggcgggggctcGGCAGGGAGGGGCAGCGCATGGGGCGGCCGGGTCTGCGCCCGACGGCGGCTGGCGCTCAGGCGGCAGGgacggagctcggcggcggatggggcagcgcgcggccgtgGCGGGGCTCCGCGCAGCAGCGTGAGGCATCGCTCGGCGGCAGCTAGCACGCATCGAGCCGAAGCAGGAGAATCTGTCTTGACGAGGGAAGCACGTCGTGCAAGGAGATGAGTGCCCAGCAGCGCGTCGCGCGAGAAGGCTCCGGGGAGAACGTCCACTCCATATAATTTCCGGTTAAATCTTGaattaattttaaaaaatgtgaCAGTCATGTCAAATTTATGATTTGAATCTGGGTGGGCTGATTCCGCCACAAGAAACATGACCACCTGAGCTAGATTCAATTCACAACATTTTCTCTTTTGTGGCAGCAACGGGCTCGTTAACTATAACTTCCATCGTTAGAGAAATATATTTGCAGTAGATCATTGATTTActgttttcctaaaaaaaacttatttttAGAGAAGTATGGTAAAAAAATCTTATTTTCAGAGAGCCCTAGTCTTTTCTCCGTAATGTCTATCCATTTGGTATTATCCTAAGTGTAATTTAAGTTGTGTTTTTCCCCATAAAACCCCGCTAGAATTACACTTCCGCAGTCACCCCCTCCCTTGCCGATAGATCGTCGACGTTCTCCCTCTTCACCGGTTCTGCCGGTGGAGTTGTTAAAAAGGCCCTAATCTAACGATGGAAGTTATAGTTTCCCTTGTCTTAAGGCTTTGATAGGTGTCTTCGTTTGTCCAGGATCGTCGGTGGCGGAATAGAATAAGGTCTTCTCACTTCGGCCTCATTCCAATGGTGCTTCATACCATCAGGAGGTGTGTGGAACATAATGTGGTCCTCATGGGGGTGGAGCTCGGGGGATGACGACTCTTCCTCGTCGAGATGGTTTTCCAGGCTTCTATTCCCCTCTAGTTCTTCCATAGGGACGGAATCGGTGGAGCGACGACATAGGTTCTTGTCATCCCCTCGGGGCATCAAGGTTAGGGGGTTTCTTGCCGTGCGTGCACATTAGCGAGATATTGTGTCAGGTTCTTCTCAGATCGATTCAAGTGGTTGACAACGACGACTGCAGCTCCAAGGAGTCGGTCGACCTTAGGTGAACGTGCATGAGGATTCCCCTGCTATCGTCGACAAGATCAAGCCGGCTCTTGTATGGGAGCAGCGATAGCGACACGTCATTGGCTCGTTCTGGCGATAGTCGTTGTCGTCCAGTGGTCTAGGAATCTCGATGTAATTTTATTATGTTTGAGTTGATTTGTACTTTTAGTGAACCTTTATAGTAGAACTATGtcgttttcaaaagaaaaacaaactttGACAGtgtgtttgtagaaaaaacaCTAATATATATAACACTAAACAAACGCACTATGAAAGTATGCCTAAATCTAAATTTGTGTATTTGTTTTTATAAATTCAGTCAAAGTTGGCAagttttgacttaggacaaatctAAATGCACAAACATTTtgaaatggaaggagtatGTGGTAAGCATGTGGATTACatagaaaaaaattatactatTAAACAATtcaaatataattttttctaACACATAAACTACAACAAAGAAAGAATCTTAAAATATGTGCATGTGCATTGTATgaggatggagggagtataaactTGCTTCCCTCAGTGAAATAAatttatacttcctccgtccaacaaacgATGTTTTAAGTACAAAATAACTGAAATAGTAAAAGACATGATACCTATGTTGATTAGAAATTTCTAATTCTTTAAATAATCATGACAAACATGGAaatcccttttttttacaacCATAATGAAACCGTTGCATCTCGATCCAATGGCGTGAATCAAACAGAGCGCGTCGTAAGCTTGGGTTTGCGTATCTCACCAAACCATTCCTCAGCGTGCAGCGGCGCCGCGCCTCGTCTCGCAGCCGAGTATATTTTGGCACGACGAGCCCGTGAAGCCCACCACCTCCCCTTCTTCGCTTCCCCTGCCTTCTCGATGCCGTTCCTGAGCCCCCTTGCCGCCTCcggcgacgacgccgacgactaCTACTACCACTACGACGCCGGGTACCGCCGCGCCAGCACCACCGGCGGCGGGAAGAGCGCCAAGAAGGACAAGGGCATCTTCTCTTGCCTCCCCTGCTTCAACCCTTGCTGTAATTAATCCCCCCCCCAATCTCTCGATTTCTTGGTTTTCTTGTGTTGGATGTCGCCGATTTCTGGGTCTCCCGTCGattcttgctgctgctaatCTGTGCTTATGCCGATGAACCAGCTCCCGGGGCAGTGGACCCTATGGCGCACCGccgtctcctctcctccgacTCCAGCGACAGCGAcaacgtcgccgccgccgacatcaccgccgacctcgcccgcctccgcctgcgctactcccgcctcgccgccggcccgcccgTCCGCCCGCGTGACGTCCCGGGCCTCGTCGCCCGCCCCGACGACACGCCGCTGGCCGTCGCCGCGCTCTCCTGGCTCGGCGGCGATCTCCGCCCTTCCTGCATCCTCCGCACCATCCTCCCGGCGCtcttcccctccctccccgaggacgcccgccgcgcgctcgtcgccgccgcgcgccacctCCAGCCCCGCGAGGCCGCGCTGGACGGCGAGGTCGCCGAGTACCAGTCCACCTACGCCATGAAGCTGGCCTGCGAGAAGACCAAGGACGGGGTCGCCGAGacggcggccgaggaggccTGCAAGATGGCGCGCGCGGCTCGCCGGGCCGACAAATTGCGGTGGCGCGCCGTCCAGGCCGCCGTGCAGGTGCTCGAGCCGGCGCAGGCCAAGGAGTTCCTCAAGGCCGTCGATGACGTCGCCGCCAAGGTGGGCCGCCACGGCGCCAGGTGGCACATGCGCGCCGGCCCCCTCTCGGTGCCCGTCGAAGCATTCGAGCGCA carries:
- the LOC100837516 gene encoding uncharacterized protein LOC100837516, coding for MPFLSPLAASGDDADDYYYHYDAGYRRASTTGGGKSAKKDKGIFSCLPCFNPCSPGAVDPMAHRRLLSSDSSDSDNVAAADITADLARLRLRYSRLAAGPPVRPRDVPGLVARPDDTPLAVAALSWLGGDLRPSCILRTILPALFPSLPEDARRALVAAARHLQPREAALDGEVAEYQSTYAMKLACEKTKDGVAETAAEEACKMARAARRADKLRWRAVQAAVQVLEPAQAKEFLKAVDDVAAKVGRHGARWHMRAGPLSVPVEAFERMRTNARAATDDAW